In Strigops habroptila isolate Jane chromosome 2, bStrHab1.2.pri, whole genome shotgun sequence, one genomic interval encodes:
- the LOC115603822 gene encoding stromelysin-1-like — protein sequence MKTKILSFLGLLYVACSYAFPVGSEKENEDMQFAKKYLKNFYDFKEEKNSLFKAKNFNHMADKIREMQSFFGLEVTGELNHKTVDIMKQPRCGIPDVRSYSTFSQSPRWKKEDVTYRILNYTPDMLQEDVEEAIAKAFQIWSSVTPLRFTRVYSGQADIMISFASGFHGDFYSFDGPGGTLAHAYPPGSGIGGDAHFDEDENWTKFTTYSGYNLFLVAAHELGHSLGLGHSNVVGALMYPIYMARDTRDYRLPQDDIDGIQALYGPPRESSALPTKGFPPQEPTEMTPAEAPTEMPPWEEPTEMTPSKPPTRPEDCDPHLTFDAITTLRGEILFFKDSYVWRKSPYFSNIEHDTISSFWPSLAAGFDAAYEVDKRDQVILFKDDQYWAVSGYSIEPGFPKPIQNLGFPRSVGKIDAAVHDQNTKKTYFFIGNKYWSFNENTQSMERRYPRKIAADFQGIGPRVDAALQKNGHFYFFNGSNQYEVDIKNKKLIRVMKSNSWFNC from the exons ATGAAGACAAAGatcctttctttccttgggTTACTATATGTTGCATGTTCTTATGCTTTCCCAGTGggttcagaaaaggaaaatgaagatatgCAATTTGCTAAG aaatacctgaaaaatttttatgattttaaggaagagaaaaattctCTCTTTAAAGCAAAGAACTTCAATCACATGGCTGACAAAATCCGAGAAATGCAGTCATTCTTTGGGCTAGAGGTGACTGGGGAGCTGAATCATAAGACAGTGGACATCATGAAACAGCCTAGATGTGGAATACCAGATGTCCGTTCATACAGCACCTTCTCACAGAGCCCTAGGTGGAAGAAAGAAGATGTGACTTATCG GATTTTGAACTACACACCAGACATGCTACAAGAGGATGTAGAGGAAGCAATTGCAAAAGCCTTCCAGATCTGGAGCAGTGTGACCCCTTTGAGATTCACCAGGGTCTACAGTGGTCAAGCAGATATAATGATCTCCTTTGCATCTGGAT TTCATGGTGACTTCTATTCCTTTGATGGCCCAGGAGGAACTCTGGCTCATGCTTACCCCCCTGGCAGTGGGATAGGAGGAGATGCCCACTTTGACGAAGACGAAAACTGGACCAAATTTACTACCTACAGTG ggTACAACTTATTTCTTGTTGCTGCTCATGAGTTGGGTCACTCACTAGGTCTTGGCCATTCCAATGTCGTTGGTGCTTTGATGTATCCTATATATATGGCCAGGGATACAAGGGACTACAGGCTTCCTCAGGATGATATTGACGGCATTCAGGCCCTCTATG GACCCCCCAGGGAATCTTCTGCACTTCCAACGAAAGGCTTTCCCCCACAAGAACCAACTGAAATGACACCTGCAGAAGCACCAACTGAAATGCCACCATGGGAAGAACCGACAGAAATGACACCCTCCAAACCCCCCACAAGACCAGAGGACTGTGACCCTCATTTGACTTTTGATGCTATCACCACTCTCCGTGGGGAAATACTGTTCTTCAAAGACAG CTATGTCTGGCGCAAAAGTCCATATTTCTCAAACATCGAGCACGACACCATCTCCTCATTCTGGCCATCACTGGCAGCTGGCTTTGATGCTGCTTATGAGGTTGACAAGAGGGATCAAGTGATactttttaaag ATGACCAGTACTGGGCTGTCAGTGGTTATAGCATAGAGCCAGGCTTCCCCAAGCCTATTCAGAACCTGGGCTTCCCCAGGAGTGTTGGGAAAATTGATGCAGCTGTTCATGATCAAAATACCaagaaaacttatttctttATAGGCAACAAGTACTGGAG TTTCAATGAAAATACCCAATCAATGGAAAGGAGATATCCAAGAAAAATAGCAGCTGACTTCCAAGGAATTGGCCCCAGAGTTGACGCTGCCCTGCagaaaaatg GACATTTCTACTTTTTCAATGGATCAAACCAGTACGAGGTTGACATCAAGAACAAGAAACTTATCCGTGtaatgaaaagcaacagctgGTTTAATTGCTAG